The following proteins come from a genomic window of Rattus norvegicus strain BN/NHsdMcwi chromosome 8, GRCr8, whole genome shotgun sequence:
- the Cxcr5 gene encoding C-X-C chemokine receptor type 5 (The RefSeq protein has 7 substitutions compared to this genomic sequence), protein MNSPISLDMGAITYNMDDLYKELAIYSNSTEIPLQDSIFCSTEEGPLLTSFKTIFMPVAYSLIFLLGMMGNILVLVILERHRHTRSSTETFLFHLAVADLLLVFILPFAVAEGSVGWVLGTFLCKTVIALHKINFYCSSLLLACIAVDRYLAIVHAVHAYRRRRLLSIHITCSTIWLAGFLFALPELLFAKVVQPHNNESLPQCIFSQENEAETRAWFASRFLYHTGGFLLPMLVMAWCYVGVVHRLLQAQRRPQRQKAVRVAILVTSIFLLCWSPYHIVIFLDTLERLKAVNSSCELSGYLSVAITLCEFLGLAHCCLNPMLYTFAGVKFRSDLSRLLTKLGCAGPASLCQLFPGWRKSSLSESENATSLTTF, encoded by the coding sequence TACAAGGAACTGGCCATCTACAGTAACAGCACGGAGATCCCCCTACAGGACAGTATCTTCTGTTCTACAGAGGAGGGGCCCCTACTGACTTCCTTTAAGACGATATTCATGCCTGTGGCCTACAGCCTCATCTTCCTCCTGGGTATGATGGGAAACATCCTCGTACTGGTAATCCTGGAGAGGCACCGGCACACTCGGAGCTCAACGGAGACCTTCCTGTTCCACCTGGCAGTAGCCGACCTTCTCTTGGTCTTCATCTTGCCTTTTGCAGTGGCTGAGGGCTCTGTGGGTTGGGTCCTAGGGACCTTCCTCTGCAAAACTGTGATCGCCCTGCACAAGATCAATTTCTACTGCAGCAGCCTGCTGCTGGCCTGCATAGCTGTCGACCGTTATCTGGCCATCGTCCATGCGGTCCACGCCTACCGCCGCCGCCGTCTCCTCTCCATCCACATCACCTGCTCGACTATTTGGCTAGCCGGCTTCCTATTTGCCTTGCCAGAACTCCTCTTTGCCAAGGTTGTCCAACCTCATAACAACGAGTCCTTACCACAGTGCATCTTCTCCCAAGAAAATGAAGCCGAAACTAGAGCCTGGTTCGCCTCCCGGTTTCTCTACCACACTGGGGGCTTCCTGCTACCGATGCTCGTGATGGCCTGGTGTTATGTGGGAGTGGTACACAGGCTATTGCAGGCCCAGCGGCGCCCTCAGAGGCAGAAGGCAGTCAGGGTGGCCATCTTGGTGACAAgcatcttccttctctgctgGTCACCCTACCACATTGTCATCTTCCTCGATACACTGGAAAGGCTGAAGGCTGTGAACAGCAGTTGCGAATTGAGTGGCTACCTCTCGGTGGCTATCACCTTATGTGAATTCCTGGGCCTGGCTCACTGCTGTCTCAATCCCATGCTCTACACCTTCGCTGGCGTAAAGTTCCGCAGTGACTTGTCTCGGCTTCTGACCAAGCTGGGCTGTGCTGGCCCGGCCTCCCTTTGTCAGCTCTTTCCGGGCTGGCGCAAGAGCAGTCTCTCTGAGTCAGAGAACGCTACTTCTCTTACCACCTTCTAG
- the Cxcr5 gene encoding C-X-C chemokine receptor type 5 isoform X1 yields MNYPLTLDIDSITYNMDELYKELAIYSNSTEIPLQDSIFCSTEEGPLLTSFKTIFMPVAYSLIFLLGMMGNILVLVILERHRHTRSSTETFLFHLAVADLLLVFILPFAVAEGSVGWVLGTFLCKTVIALHKINFYCSSLLLACIAVDRYLAIVHAVHAYRRRRLLSIHITCSTIWLAGFLFALPELLFAKVVQPHNNESLPQCIFSQENEAETRAWFASRFLYHTGGFLLPMLVMAWCYVGVVHRLLQAQRRPQRQKAVRVAILVTSIFLLCWSPYHIVIFLDTLERLKAVNSSCELSGYLSVAITLCEFLGLAHCCLNPMLYTFAGVKFRSDLSRLLTKLGCAGPASLCQLFPGWRKSSLSESENATSLTTF; encoded by the coding sequence TACAAGGAACTGGCCATCTACAGTAACAGCACGGAGATCCCCCTACAGGACAGTATCTTCTGTTCTACAGAGGAGGGGCCCCTACTGACTTCCTTTAAGACGATATTCATGCCTGTGGCCTACAGCCTCATCTTCCTCCTGGGTATGATGGGAAACATCCTCGTACTGGTAATCCTGGAGAGGCACCGGCACACTCGGAGCTCAACGGAGACCTTCCTGTTCCACCTGGCAGTAGCCGACCTTCTCTTGGTCTTCATCTTGCCTTTTGCAGTGGCTGAGGGCTCTGTGGGTTGGGTCCTAGGGACCTTCCTCTGCAAAACTGTGATCGCCCTGCACAAGATCAATTTCTACTGCAGCAGCCTGCTGCTGGCCTGCATAGCTGTCGACCGTTATCTGGCCATCGTCCATGCGGTCCACGCCTACCGCCGCCGCCGTCTCCTCTCCATCCACATCACCTGCTCGACTATTTGGCTAGCCGGCTTCCTATTTGCCTTGCCAGAACTCCTCTTTGCCAAGGTTGTCCAACCTCATAACAACGAGTCCTTACCACAGTGCATCTTCTCCCAAGAAAATGAAGCCGAAACTAGAGCCTGGTTCGCCTCCCGGTTTCTCTACCACACTGGGGGCTTCCTGCTACCGATGCTCGTGATGGCCTGGTGTTATGTGGGAGTGGTACACAGGCTATTGCAGGCCCAGCGGCGCCCTCAGAGGCAGAAGGCAGTCAGGGTGGCCATCTTGGTGACAAgcatcttccttctctgctgGTCACCCTACCACATTGTCATCTTCCTCGATACACTGGAAAGGCTGAAGGCTGTGAACAGCAGTTGCGAATTGAGTGGCTACCTCTCGGTGGCTATCACCTTATGTGAATTCCTGGGCCTGGCTCACTGCTGTCTCAATCCCATGCTCTACACCTTCGCTGGCGTAAAGTTCCGCAGTGACTTGTCTCGGCTTCTGACCAAGCTGGGCTGTGCTGGCCCGGCCTCCCTTTGTCAGCTCTTTCCGGGCTGGCGCAAGAGCAGTCTCTCTGAGTCAGAGAACGCTACTTCTCTTACCACCTTCTAG
- the Cxcr5 gene encoding C-X-C chemokine receptor type 5 isoform X2: MPVAYSLIFLLGMMGNILVLVILERHRHTRSSTETFLFHLAVADLLLVFILPFAVAEGSVGWVLGTFLCKTVIALHKINFYCSSLLLACIAVDRYLAIVHAVHAYRRRRLLSIHITCSTIWLAGFLFALPELLFAKVVQPHNNESLPQCIFSQENEAETRAWFASRFLYHTGGFLLPMLVMAWCYVGVVHRLLQAQRRPQRQKAVRVAILVTSIFLLCWSPYHIVIFLDTLERLKAVNSSCELSGYLSVAITLCEFLGLAHCCLNPMLYTFAGVKFRSDLSRLLTKLGCAGPASLCQLFPGWRKSSLSESENATSLTTF, from the coding sequence ATGCCTGTGGCCTACAGCCTCATCTTCCTCCTGGGTATGATGGGAAACATCCTCGTACTGGTAATCCTGGAGAGGCACCGGCACACTCGGAGCTCAACGGAGACCTTCCTGTTCCACCTGGCAGTAGCCGACCTTCTCTTGGTCTTCATCTTGCCTTTTGCAGTGGCTGAGGGCTCTGTGGGTTGGGTCCTAGGGACCTTCCTCTGCAAAACTGTGATCGCCCTGCACAAGATCAATTTCTACTGCAGCAGCCTGCTGCTGGCCTGCATAGCTGTCGACCGTTATCTGGCCATCGTCCATGCGGTCCACGCCTACCGCCGCCGCCGTCTCCTCTCCATCCACATCACCTGCTCGACTATTTGGCTAGCCGGCTTCCTATTTGCCTTGCCAGAACTCCTCTTTGCCAAGGTTGTCCAACCTCATAACAACGAGTCCTTACCACAGTGCATCTTCTCCCAAGAAAATGAAGCCGAAACTAGAGCCTGGTTCGCCTCCCGGTTTCTCTACCACACTGGGGGCTTCCTGCTACCGATGCTCGTGATGGCCTGGTGTTATGTGGGAGTGGTACACAGGCTATTGCAGGCCCAGCGGCGCCCTCAGAGGCAGAAGGCAGTCAGGGTGGCCATCTTGGTGACAAgcatcttccttctctgctgGTCACCCTACCACATTGTCATCTTCCTCGATACACTGGAAAGGCTGAAGGCTGTGAACAGCAGTTGCGAATTGAGTGGCTACCTCTCGGTGGCTATCACCTTATGTGAATTCCTGGGCCTGGCTCACTGCTGTCTCAATCCCATGCTCTACACCTTCGCTGGCGTAAAGTTCCGCAGTGACTTGTCTCGGCTTCTGACCAAGCTGGGCTGTGCTGGCCCGGCCTCCCTTTGTCAGCTCTTTCCGGGCTGGCGCAAGAGCAGTCTCTCTGAGTCAGAGAACGCTACTTCTCTTACCACCTTCTAG